In one Oncorhynchus masou masou isolate Uvic2021 chromosome 23, UVic_Omas_1.1, whole genome shotgun sequence genomic region, the following are encoded:
- the LOC135509963 gene encoding leucine-rich repeat, immunoglobulin-like domain and transmembrane domain-containing protein 1, with the protein MFLVFLGLYLVAGAFLSSVSACPSQCSCFFHNLSDGSKARSVICNDPEISLVPANFPVDTSKLRIEKTAIQRIPSEAFNYLRNLEFLWMSFNVLSALNSDSFRGLLDLEELRLDGNALTSFPWESLMDMSSLRLLDLHNNRLTSVPADATMYIKNLTYLDLSSNNLLTVPAEVLATWLTVKSSHGPDSSKTILGLHDNSWVCDCRLYDLIQFQKSPTLFVALIDTRLRCSAPESLSGVLFSDAEGRRCQAPRIHTAVARVRSALGNNVLLRCGTIGIPSPDLAWRRADGKALNGTVQQENSKEGIVWSILSVPAVSYRDSGKYVCKANNYAGNAEAVISLVISEAPPKPDNNNNLTSVVAAAIKKNKVKKPNGIGKAAYQEKLVARVGVPTTSPPPPLVVLDSSAAPEGVGSVADRAIPGPTTLPSPDRLLEVEKTNLSNLAQAQYDPDRIVRSVKVLGDTENTITLNWRAPKAKNTTAFSVLYAVFGERDMRKINVAAGQNRVFIEGLVPKTKYIACVCVRGLIPKKEQCVIFSTDEAASAAGTQKLINVIVITVACVIAVPLTVIVCCGALKRRIQKMWGNKSKDIQDSYVTFETLSPGTKAKGLDGEYLTRLNPEESNRLLSARSSLDSEATAKIEGQPNEYFC; encoded by the exons ATGTTCCTTGTGTTCCTGGGACTCTACCTGGTGGCAGGTGCGTTTCTCTCCTCGGTGAGTGCGTGCCCGTCACAGTGCAGCTGTTTTTTTCACAACCTAAGTGATGGATCTAAGGCCAG GAGTGTCATTTGCAACGACCCTGAGATCTCCCTTGTGCCTGCCAATTTCCCCGTGGACACGTCCAAGCTGCGTATCGAGAAAACAGCCATCCAACGGATCCCAAGTGAAGCCTTCAACTACCTCCGAAATCTGGAGTTCCTTTGGATGTCCTTTAACGTGCTGTCCGCTCTCAACTCGGACAGTTTCCGTGGGCTGCTAGATCTGGAGGAGTTGAGACTGGATGGGAATGCCCTCACTTCGTTCCCCTGGGAGTCTCTTATGGATATGTCCAGCCTCAGGCTGCTGGACTTGCACAACAACCGGTTGACCTCAGTTCCCGCAGACGCCACAATGTATATAAAAAACCTGACCTACCTGGATCTGTCCAGCAACAACCTTCTGACTGTCCCGGCCGAGGTGCTAGCCACTTGGCTAACAGTTAAATCTTCGCATGGCCCAGATAGCTCCAAAACGATACTTG GTCTCCATGACAACTCCTGGGTGTGTGACTGCCGCCTGTACGACCTGATCCAGTTCCAGAAGTCACCAACGCTCTTCGTGGCATTAATCGACACGCGCCTCCGCTGCTCCGCCCCCGAGAGCCTGTCAGGTGTTCTGTTCAGCGACGCCGAGGGGCGGAGGTGCCAGGCGCCGCGCATTCACACAGCAGTGGCGCGAGTCCGCAGCGCCTTGGGAAACAATGTGCTTCTGCGCTGCGGGACCATCGGCATTCCCAGTCCTGATCTGGCCTGGCGGAGGGCGGATGGGAAAGCCCTGAATGGGACAG TCCAGCAGGAGAACTCCAAGGAAGGCATCGTCTGGTCAATCCTCAGTGTCCCGGCCGTGTCCTACCGTGACTCAGGGAAGTATGTCTGCAAGGCCAATAACTACGCCGGCAATGCCGAGGCCGTCATCTCCCTAGTTATCTCTGAAGCACCCCCAAAacccgacaacaacaacaacctaacCAGCGTGGTTGCTGCtgccataaaaaaaaacaaagtcAAGAAACCCAATGGGATAGGGAAAGCAGCATACCAGGAGAAACTGGTGGCTAGGGTAGGGGTTCCCACCACCAGCCCTCCACCCCCACTTGTTGTGTTGGACTCCAGCGCTGCGCCTGAGGGTGTGGGCAGTGTGGCAGATAGAGCCATCCCTGGACCAACCACTTTGCCTAGTCCAGACAGACTCCTGGAGGTGGAGAAAACAAATCTGAGCAACCTGGCCCAGGCCCAGTATGACCCGGACCGGATAGTTCGCTCTGTCAAGGTGTTGGGCGACACAGAGAACACCATCACCCTGAACTGGCGGGCACCCAAGGCCAAGAACACCACAGCTTTCAGCGTGCTCTACGCTGTCTTCGGTGAGCGGGACATGCGCAAGATCAATGTGGCGGCGGGTCAGAATCGCGTCTTCATCGAAGGCCTGGTGCCCAAGACCAAGTACATTGCTTGCGTTTGCGTCCGGGGCCTGATCCCCAAGAAGGAGCAATGCGTCATCTTCTCAACCGATGAGGCGGCCAGCGCAGCCGGCACCCAGAAGCTCATCAACGTCATCGTGATCACGGTGGCATGTGTCATCGCTGTGCCGCTCACCGTCATCGTGTGCTGTGGCGCACTCAAGAGGCGCATCCAGAAGATGTGGGGCAACAAGTCCAAGGACATCCAGGATTCGTACGTGACTTTTGAGACGCTGTCCCCCGGGACCAAGGCTAAAGGGTTGGATGGTGAGTACCTGACCAGACTCAACCCTGAGGAGTCCAACCGACTGCTGTCGGCCCGCTCCAGTCTGGACTCAGAAGCCACGGCTAAGATAGAGGGACAGCCCAACGAGTACTTCTGCTGA